Proteins encoded within one genomic window of Streptomyces profundus:
- a CDS encoding ROK family protein produces MIPVLDIGGTHVTAALVDPARRSVTAQRRDPLDGRGDAGPILDTLLRCAAGLGLPPEAARGAVWGVATPGPFDYRRGIGRFESVGKFDSLRGVDVGLALAEGLPGPPAGVVFGNDAHAFLLGEWLAGAARGRERCVGITLGTGVGSAFLAEGRIREEGPGVPPEGRADLLRVAGRPLEESVSRRAILADYGEPGLDVMGIAERARRGEARASRVLDAAFTGLGRALAPCLTAFGATALVVGGSMAGSFDVLGPALRAGLGEVPTLATITTSELNSDAPLLGAAHIAAEG; encoded by the coding sequence GTGATCCCGGTCCTCGACATCGGGGGCACCCATGTGACCGCCGCGCTGGTCGACCCGGCGCGGCGGTCCGTGACGGCCCAGCGGCGCGACCCGCTGGACGGGCGGGGCGACGCCGGGCCGATCCTCGACACGCTGCTGCGCTGCGCGGCCGGCCTCGGCCTGCCGCCCGAGGCGGCGCGGGGCGCCGTCTGGGGGGTGGCCACCCCCGGGCCGTTCGACTACCGGCGGGGGATCGGCCGGTTCGAGAGCGTCGGCAAGTTCGACAGCCTGCGGGGGGTCGACGTCGGCCTGGCCCTGGCCGAAGGACTCCCCGGGCCGCCCGCCGGGGTGGTCTTCGGCAACGACGCGCACGCCTTCCTGCTGGGGGAGTGGCTCGCCGGTGCGGCCCGCGGCCGGGAGCGGTGCGTGGGGATCACCCTGGGCACCGGCGTCGGCTCGGCGTTCCTGGCCGAGGGACGGATCCGGGAGGAAGGCCCCGGCGTCCCGCCCGAGGGGCGTGCCGATCTGCTGCGGGTGGCGGGCCGGCCGCTGGAGGAGTCCGTCTCCCGCCGCGCGATCCTCGCCGACTACGGCGAGCCGGGCCTGGACGTCATGGGCATCGCCGAGCGGGCCAGGCGCGGGGAGGCGCGGGCCTCGCGGGTGCTGGACGCGGCGTTCACCGGTCTCGGCCGGGCGCTCGCGCCCTGCCTGACCGCGTTCGGTGCCACCGCCCTGGTCGTCGGCGGCTCGATGGCCGGCTCCTTCGACGTGCTCGGCCCCGCGTTGCGCGCCGGGCTCGGCGAGGTGCCCACGCTGGCTACCATCACCACGAGCGAACTGAACTCCGACGCCCCCCTGTTGGGCGCCGCGCATATCGCCGCCGAAGGCTGA
- a CDS encoding LacI family DNA-binding transcriptional regulator: protein MAAAARPPGDRPTLRDVAGRAGVSAMTVTRVLRDDPRVSPATREKVLAGISELGYRPNTVARSLRLGRGSGLVGLVVTNLANPFYSRLALGVDSVVGQQGLKTVIGNTRQDLDNERELVADLVGRRVDGIVVVPASGDQRHLAAAVDAGVPVVCASRPPVGFDADHVLVDDFGGARNATARLLAAGHRRVGFLGPPAAVYTSEERLRGYREALAAAGVRADERHVRQGQQDVEAAMNAASELLALAEPPTALFCSNNRNTIGAFRAVTAAGQDVALAGFDDFELADVLGLPLTVQAYDSDELGSEAGRLLIDRMRPTGPAPPPRRVVLPTRAVHYGGWPRPRGTA from the coding sequence ATGGCAGCAGCGGCCAGGCCCCCGGGCGACCGACCGACGCTGCGGGACGTCGCGGGGCGCGCCGGGGTCAGCGCCATGACGGTCACCCGGGTGCTGCGCGACGACCCCAGGGTGTCGCCGGCCACCCGGGAGAAGGTGCTGGCCGGCATCTCCGAGCTGGGGTACCGGCCCAACACGGTGGCCCGCAGCCTCCGTCTCGGCCGGGGCAGCGGCCTCGTCGGCCTGGTCGTCACCAACCTCGCCAACCCCTTCTACTCGCGGCTGGCGTTGGGCGTGGACAGCGTCGTGGGTCAGCAGGGTCTGAAGACGGTGATAGGGAACACCAGACAGGATCTGGACAACGAACGGGAGCTGGTCGCCGATCTGGTGGGGCGACGGGTGGACGGCATCGTCGTCGTCCCGGCCAGCGGCGACCAGCGGCATCTGGCCGCCGCCGTCGACGCCGGTGTCCCCGTGGTCTGCGCCAGCCGGCCGCCCGTCGGGTTCGACGCCGACCACGTGCTGGTGGACGACTTCGGCGGCGCCAGGAACGCGACCGCCCGGCTGCTGGCCGCCGGCCACCGCAGGGTGGGCTTCCTGGGCCCGCCGGCCGCCGTCTACACCAGCGAGGAACGGCTGCGCGGCTACCGCGAGGCACTGGCGGCGGCCGGCGTGCGGGCGGACGAGCGCCATGTCCGCCAGGGACAGCAGGACGTCGAAGCGGCCATGAACGCCGCGTCCGAGCTGCTGGCCCTGGCCGAGCCGCCGACCGCGCTGTTCTGCTCCAACAACCGCAACACCATCGGCGCCTTCCGCGCGGTGACGGCGGCCGGGCAGGACGTGGCGCTCGCCGGCTTCGACGACTTCGAACTCGCCGACGTGCTGGGCCTGCCGCTCACCGTCCAGGCCTACGACAGCGACGAACTCGGCAGCGAGGCCGGCCGGTTGCTGATCGACCGGATGCGCCCCACCGGCCCCGCCCCGCCACCCCGCCGGGTGGTGCTGCCCACCAGGGCGGTGCACTACGGCGGCTGGCCCAGACCCAGGGGCACGGCCTGA